CCGAGTCCAAAGCAGAGGGGACCGGATACGATCCCGGCATGGCCCGTCCGCTCTATGTCACGTTCGCTGGGGAACCCACCGGACCGTGGCGAGTTGAGTCGCTCGAAGCCGTGCAGGGAGAAGGCCTGCCGGCCGTTGAGCGACTGGCTGTCCTCGAGGGTGGTGCGGAGGCACCGCCGGAGACAGCTATCTGGCTCCTCCGAGGCGTGACGAGCAACGAGCGCTATGTCACGGGGG
The sequence above is drawn from the Actinomycetota bacterium genome and encodes:
- a CDS encoding chlorite dismutase, coding for MARPLYVTFAGEPTGPWRVESLEAVQGEGLPAVERLAVLEGGAEAPPETAIWLLRGVTSNERYVTGEEHEALTARQPALGRPEAIRAALIPVRKTEEWWELSQDERRAIFEERSRHIA